One Silene latifolia isolate original U9 population chromosome 4, ASM4854445v1, whole genome shotgun sequence DNA segment encodes these proteins:
- the LOC141653450 gene encoding histone deacetylase 2: MSFPSPSPPSSLSHDDTLRRTRVLSSNLYFDVPSTKVPVIYSSSYDISFLGLEKLHPFDSSKWGRICEFLASEGVLDKKFIVDPQEASEEDLLVVHPQTYLDSLKSSSTVASIVEVPPVAMLPNCTVQKKILHPFRKQVGGSVLAAKLAKERGWAINVGGGFHHCSADKGGGFCVYADISLCIHFAFVRLGISRVMIIDLDAHQGNGHERDFADDRRVYILDMYNSEVYPLDFTARRHIDQKVEVKSGTSTEEYLRKLDDALEVAGRMFDPELIVYNAGTDILAGDPLGRLSITPDGIIKRDEKVFAFARDKNIPLLMLTSGGYMKSSAKVIADSIINLTRKQLIEMSCA; the protein is encoded by the exons ATGTCTTTTCCATCGCCATCGCCGCCATCATCGTTGTCTCACGATGACACTCTTCGTCGCACTCGAGTTCTCTCTAGTAACCTCTACTTCGATGTTCCTTCTACCAAG GTTCCGGTGATTTATTCGTCTTCGTATGATATTTCATTCCTCGGATTGGAGAAATT GCATCCATTTGATTCTTCTAAGTGGGGCCGCATATGCGAATTCCTTGCTTCAGAGGGTGTCCTGGACAAAAAATTTATTGTTGATCCTCAAGAAGCTTCAGAAGAGGACCTCTTAGTG GTGCATCCGCAAACGTATCTGGATAGCCTGAAGAGCAGCTCGACTGTGGCTTCCATTGTAGAG GTTCCACCTGTCGCTATGTTGCCTAATTGCACCGTACAAAAAAAAATTCTCCATCCATTCAGAAAACAG GTGGGAGGATCGGTTCTGGCTGCAAAACTTGCAAAAGAAAGAGGGTGGGCCATCAACGTTGGTGGAGGATTCCATCACTGTTCTGCCGATAAGGGAGGTGGATTCTGTGTGTATGCTGACATATCTTTGTGCATTCACTTTGCTTTCGTGCGACTAGGTATCTCAAG GGTTATGATTATCGACCTTGATGCACATCAAGGAAATGGTCATGAGAGAGATTTTGCTGATGACA GGAGAGTATACATTCTTGATATGTACAACTCGGAAGTGTATCCGCTT GATTTTACAGCCAGGAGGCATATAGATCAGAAGGTTGAAGTCAAG AGTGGCACCTCAACCGAAGAGTACTTACGAAAATTAGATGATGCACTTGAG GTTGCAGGACGTATGTTTGATCCTGAGTTAATAGTGTACAATGCTGGAACAGACATCCTAGCGGGAGATCCACTTGGCAGGCTCAGT ATCACTCCTGATGGAATCATTAAGAGAGATGAGAAAGTATTTGCATTTGCCCGTGATAAGAACATTCCTCTACTAATGCTGACGTCAG GTGGTTATATGAAGTCAAGTGCCAAAGTAATCGCGGATTCAATCATCAACCTCACCAGGAAACAGTTGATAGAGATGTCATGTGCATAA
- the LOC141653449 gene encoding protein NDL1-like isoform X1 yields the protein MGESNDSISLNIGSISIDNKEYYVKTGSGPVSVAVYGDQDKPALVTYPDLALNYASCFQGLFMCPEALTLLLHNFCIYHISPPGHEWGAGAMSCDASSPSVDDLAEQIVDVLDYFGLGEVMCMGVTAGAYVLTLFAMKHRQRVLGLILVSPLCRAPSWTEWLYNKVMSKLLYFYGMCAVVKEMLVKRYFGKQVRGNALVSESDIVLACKKWLDDRESTNVVQFLEAMNSRPDITEGLKKLRCRSLIFVGEDSCFHSEAVHMATKLDRRFSALVEVQGCGSLVTEEQPNAMLIPLEYFLMGYGFYRQSHLSVSPRSPLSPSLSPYCISPELLSPESMGLKLKPIKTRISLEV from the exons ATGGGTGAATCTAATGATTCTATTTCTCTTAATATTGGGTCAATCTCCATTGATAACAAG GAATACTATGTTAAAACAGGCAGTGGTCCGGTATCGGTAGCGGTATATGGTGATCAGGACAAGCCTGCTCTTGTTACCTACCCAGATTTGGCTTTGAATT ATGCTTCTTGTTTTCAAGGATTATTTATGTGTCCGGAAGCGTTAACGTTGCTTCTCCACAACTTCTGCATATACCATATCAGCCCGCCTGGACATGAG TGGGGAGCAGGTGCGATGAGTTGTGATGCCTCTTCGCCTTCTGTGGATGATCTAGCTGAGCAAATAGTTGATGTTCTCGACTATTTTGG ACTTGGAGAAGTAATGTGTATGGGTGTTACTGCTGGAGCATATGTACTGACCTTATTTGCC ATGAAGCACAGGCAGCGTGTTCTTGGTTTGATTCTCGTTTCTCCTCTATGCAGAGCACCCAGTTGGACCGAATGGTTGTACAATAAG GTGATGTCAAAGTTACTGTATTTCTATGGCATGTGTGCTGTGGTAAAAGAGATGTTGGTTAAGCGATACTTTGGAAAG CAAGTTAGGGGTAACGCTCTTGTATCCGAATCAGATATTGTTCTGGCATGTAAGAAA TGGCTAGATGACAGAGAAAGTACAAATGTTGTGCAGTTTCTGGAGGCAATGAACAG TCGGCCAGACATAACCGAAGGATTAAAGAAGTTACGATGCCGTTCACTTATATTTGTTGGAGAAGACTCTTGTTTCCACTCAGAAGCAGTACACATGGCCACAAAGCTAGATAGACGATTTAGCGCTTTGGTGGAG GTTCAAGGATGCGGGTCATTGGTGACGGAGGAGCAACCAAACGCGATGTTGATCCCTTTAGAGTATTTTCTCATGGGTTATGGTTTCTACAGGCAGTCACACTTGAGTGTGAGCCCAAGAAGCCCTTTAAGTCCATCGTTAAGCCCATACTGCATCTCTCCGGAGCTGCTATCACCGGAGAGCATGGGTTTGAAGTTGAAGCCCATCAAGACTCGCATCTCGTTGGAGGTATAA
- the LOC141653449 gene encoding protein NDL1-like isoform X2, with product MGESNDSISLNIGSISIDNKEYYVKTGSGPVSVAVYGDQDKPALVTYPDLALNYASCFQGLFMCPEALTLLLHNFCIYHISPPGHEWGAGAMSCDASSPSVDDLAEQIVDVLDYFGLGEVMCMGVTAGAYVLTLFAMKHRQRVLGLILVSPLCRAPSWTEWLYNKVMSKLLYFYGMCAVVKEMLVKRYFGKQVRGNALVSESDIVLACKKWLDDRESTNVVQFLEAMNSRPDITEGLKKLRCRSLIFVGEDSCFHSEAVHMATKLDRRFSALVEVQGCGSLVTEEQPNAMLIPLEYFLMGYGFYRQSHLSVSPRSPLSPSLSPYCISPELLSPESMGLKLKPIKTRISLE from the exons ATGGGTGAATCTAATGATTCTATTTCTCTTAATATTGGGTCAATCTCCATTGATAACAAG GAATACTATGTTAAAACAGGCAGTGGTCCGGTATCGGTAGCGGTATATGGTGATCAGGACAAGCCTGCTCTTGTTACCTACCCAGATTTGGCTTTGAATT ATGCTTCTTGTTTTCAAGGATTATTTATGTGTCCGGAAGCGTTAACGTTGCTTCTCCACAACTTCTGCATATACCATATCAGCCCGCCTGGACATGAG TGGGGAGCAGGTGCGATGAGTTGTGATGCCTCTTCGCCTTCTGTGGATGATCTAGCTGAGCAAATAGTTGATGTTCTCGACTATTTTGG ACTTGGAGAAGTAATGTGTATGGGTGTTACTGCTGGAGCATATGTACTGACCTTATTTGCC ATGAAGCACAGGCAGCGTGTTCTTGGTTTGATTCTCGTTTCTCCTCTATGCAGAGCACCCAGTTGGACCGAATGGTTGTACAATAAG GTGATGTCAAAGTTACTGTATTTCTATGGCATGTGTGCTGTGGTAAAAGAGATGTTGGTTAAGCGATACTTTGGAAAG CAAGTTAGGGGTAACGCTCTTGTATCCGAATCAGATATTGTTCTGGCATGTAAGAAA TGGCTAGATGACAGAGAAAGTACAAATGTTGTGCAGTTTCTGGAGGCAATGAACAG TCGGCCAGACATAACCGAAGGATTAAAGAAGTTACGATGCCGTTCACTTATATTTGTTGGAGAAGACTCTTGTTTCCACTCAGAAGCAGTACACATGGCCACAAAGCTAGATAGACGATTTAGCGCTTTGGTGGAG GTTCAAGGATGCGGGTCATTGGTGACGGAGGAGCAACCAAACGCGATGTTGATCCCTTTAGAGTATTTTCTCATGGGTTATGGTTTCTACAGGCAGTCACACTTGAGTGTGAGCCCAAGAAGCCCTTTAAGTCCATCGTTAAGCCCATACTGCATCTCTCCGGAGCTGCTATCACCGGAGAGCATGGGTTTGAAGTTGAAGCCCATCAAGACTCGCATCTCGTTGGAG TGA